One segment of Prionailurus bengalensis isolate Pbe53 chromosome X, Fcat_Pben_1.1_paternal_pri, whole genome shotgun sequence DNA contains the following:
- the LOC122476849 gene encoding holocytochrome c-type synthase, with the protein MGLSASTPAVAVQTSTASDHQTASPPPGCPMHEGKMKGCPVSAEPPEPTCETKTSSVPTHQDRAYEYVECPVTGAVAGSKEDLDPSNLMPPPNQMPAPDQPFALSTVREESSIPRADSDKKWVYPSEQMFWNAMLRKGWKWKDDDISQRDMYNIIKIHNQNNEQAWKEILKWEALHAAECPCGPSLIRFGGKAKEYSPRARIRSWMGYELPFDRHDWIINRCGTEVRYVIDYYDGGEVNQDYQFTILDVRPALDSFSAVWDRMKVAWWRWTS; encoded by the exons ATGGGTTTGTCTGCGTCTACGCCTGCTGTTGCAGTTCAGACCTCAACTGCTTCTGATCATCAGACAGCATCCCCGCCTCCAGGATGCCCCATGCATGAAGGGAAAATGAAAG GCTGTCCAGTGAGTGCGGAGCCACCTGAGCCAACTTGTGAGACCAAAACGAGCTCTGTGCCCACCCACCAGGACCGTGCATATGAGTACGTGGAGTGCCCTGTCACCGGCGCCGTGGCCGGCAGTAAGGAGGACCTGGACCCTTCTAACCTG ATGCCGCCACCCAACCAGATGCCGGCCCCGGATCAGCCATTTGCGCTGTCTACGGTGAGGGAGGAGTCATCCATTCCGAGAGCAGATTCAGACAAAAAGTGGGTTTATCCTTCTGAACAGATGTTCTGGAACGCGATGTTACGCAAAGG GTGGAAGTGGAAGGATGACGATATTAGTCAGAGAGATATGTACAATATCATCAAAATTCACAATCAGAATAACGAGCAAGCCTGGAAGGAGATTTTGAAGTGGGAAGCCCTTCATGCTGC GGAGTGTCCTTGTGGTCCATCGTTGATCCGGTTCGGAGGTAAAGCGAAAGAGTACTCACCGAGGGCAAGAATCCGTTCCTGGATGGG GTACGAGTTGCCTTTTGACAGGCACGACTGGATCATCAACCGCTGTGGGACAGAAGTCAGGTATGTCATCGACTACTACGACGGCGGTGAAGTTAACCAGGACTACCAGTTCACCATCCTGGACGTCCGGCCCGCTTTGGATTCTTTTTCGGCGGTGTGGGACAGGATGAAGGTCGCGTGGTGGCGCTGGACCTCGTAA